From one Solanum lycopersicum chromosome 12, SLM_r2.1 genomic stretch:
- the LOC104644831 gene encoding uncharacterized protein: MSEEKSKSKSKSKPNSILSSDKDVKAPNVFERVKEEFEAVLHSERHSHHHHKETHGLRKDIDENTPVTDVKAPNVFERAKEEIEALVQAIHPKKEDHSHASAADGNNRTNGITAELKHNPDSLSENKPKVPTNQNEKVEESTGTQKSPHRHHKETHGRSDDIDDKTPVSDVKGPNILERAKEEIEALFHSIHPKK; the protein is encoded by the exons atgtctgaagaaaaatcaaaatcaaaatcaaaatcaaaaccaaattcaattttatcatcag ATAAAGATGTAAAGGCGCCTAATGTGTTTGAGAGAGTTAAAGAAGAGTTTGAGGCAGTGTTGCATAGTGAAAGACACTCACATCACCATCACAAGGAAACTCACGGGTTGCGTAAGGATATTGACGAGAACACTCCAGTTACTGATGTGAAAGCACCCAACGTGTTTGAGAGAGCGAAGGAAGAAATCGAGGCTCTTGTTCAGGCAATTCATCCGAAAAAAGAAGATCATAGTCATGCTTCAGCTGCAGACGGCAACAACAG GACTAATGGTATAACAGCTGAGTTGAAACATAATCCAGATTCACTTTCAG AGAACAAACCAAAGGTGCCTACTAATCAGAACGAGAAGGTCGAGGAATCAACAGGAACACAAAAATCTCCTCATCGTCATCACAAAGAAACTCACGGAAGGAGTGATGACATTGATGATAAAACACCAGTAAGTGACGTTAAAGGTCCAAATATACTCGAACGAGCCAAGGAAGAAATCGAGGCACTATTTCACTCAATTCATCCAAAGAAATGA